In Planctomycetota bacterium, the sequence GACGGCCTGTGGTTCGACCCGGGGGAGATGGAACGAATCCTGGCGGCGTTTCGGAGCGGCGAAGCGGGGGCCGTGGCCCGGCTGCTCGGGGACTTGACGGCCGCGGAACGGCCGAAGAAGGAGGGATCGGAATGAGCGGAACGGTGATCGGCATCCTCGTGGTTCTCGGCGTGGGGCTGGGGCTTTTCGTCCTTCTGGGTCTCATCTTCGCCGCGATCTATAACAGCCTCGTCCGGCTGCGCAACCAGGTCAAGAACGCCTGGGCGCAGATCGACGTGCAGCTCAAGCGCCGGCACGACCTCATTCCGAACCTGGTGGAGACCGTCCGCGGCTACGCCACGCACGAGAGCCAGACCCTCGAACGCGTGATCGAAGCGCGCCGGCAGGCCGTCGGCGCCTCCAGCGTCGAGGACCGGATCAAGGCGGAGGCGGAGCTCGGCGGCGCGCTCGGGCGCCTGATGCTCGTGGTCGAGCAGTATCCGGACCTCAAGGCCAACCAGAACTTCATGGCCCTCCAGGAGGAGCTGACCTCGACGGAGAACAAGATCGCCTTCGCCCGGCAGTTCTATAACGACGCGGTGATGCACTACAATACGAAGACCGAGGTGTTCCCCACGAACGTCGTGGCGGCGTTTTTCCACTTCGTGCCCGCGACGCCTTTCGAAGCGGGCCAGGAGGAGCGGAAGGCGCCCCAGGTGAAGTTCTAAGAGTCCGGCCTCCCGGCCCGCGCTCCCATGTGGGAAGCGATTCAAGCCAATCGGCGCCGATCCTGGATCCTCGTCTCGCTGATGGGGGTCCTGCTGGTCCTTCTCGGGACCGCGGTCGGTTCCGCCGTGGCGGGTCCGGACGCGGCGGCTTGGGGAGCTCTGGGCGCGGTCGGGCTCTGGGGAGGGCTCTGGGCGGTCGCCGCCCTCCAGGGGGACCGCATCCTTCTGGCCACCGCCGGCGCCCGCAGAATCGAAAAGCGGGATCACCCCCAGCTCTGGAACGTGGTCGAGGAGATGGTGCTGGCTTCCGGCCTCGGGGCCGTGCCCGAAGTCTATATCATCGACGATCCCTCGCCCAACGCCTTCGCGATCGGCCGGAAGCCGGAGCGGAGCGCGGTCGCGGTGACCACGGGGCTCCTGCGCCTCATGAACCGCGACGAGCTTCAGGGCGTCGTAGGGCACGAAGTCGGGCACATCAAGAATCGCGACAGCGCCTTCATGATGCTGGTGGGGGTGATGCTCGGGGCGATCGTGATCCTCGCGGACCTCCTTCTGCGCCTGATGCGCTTCCGGGACGGGCGCCGAAGCCGCGCCGGAGGACAGGTCCAGGCGCTGGTCGTTCTCCTGGCGATCCTGCTTTCGGTCCTGGCGCCGCTTCTGGCGCGGCTCATCTACTTCGCCTGTTCGCGGCGCCGCGAGTACCTGGCGGACGCCTCGAGCGCGCGCTTCACGCGCTACCCCGAAGGGCTGGCCTCGGCGCTCGAAAAGATGGGGGCGTTTTACGGCCGCCGGCAGGGAACGGCGCATCGCGTGCTGGCCCCCCTCTACATCGTGAACCCGATGACGGCGCTCGCCGCGACGGGGCTCCTCTCCACGCATCCCCCCACCGAGGAACGGATCCGGATCCTCCGGAGCATGGGAGGAGGCGCCGGATACGTGGACTACGATGCGGCGTTCCGGAAGATTCTTCGCCGATCGGTCATCGGCGCGCGGACGCTGTCGGCGGAGGGGGCGTCCGTTCCGGTCCGGGCTCCCCAACCGGGCGAGGCCCCCCGGCCGGAAGAAGCCGCCGCTCCCGCCGTCGCGACGCTGGACCTCGTGGGGCGTCTCCGGGGGCTCGTCTTCATGACCTGTCCGTGCGGGGTGGGAATCCAGGTGCCCGCCGGCCTCGGGCGCGACGCGATTCGCTGTCCCCGCTGCGGGCGCGACAACCCCGTGCCGCGGGCCCGGGAGACCGAGTCGATCCCGGAGGCTCCGCTCGAATACCGCCGCGCGGGGGCCGGCTGGGAATCGTTCCAATGCCGCTGCGGCCACGCCGTTCATCTGAGTCCGGCCTTCGCCGCGCCGCTCGTGGCGTGCCCCGCCTGCGGGCGGAAAATCCGCGTGATCCCGGGCGCCGGAAGCTCCTGAACGTCGCCGCGGGACGTATATTGAAATGCATTCTTTGAAAAAGGAGGTTCGACCTTCATCGCAAGGAGGCCGCCATGACTTCGTGGATCGCCGCAGGGTTCGCCGCCGTTCTGTCTCTTCCCCCGACCGCCGAGGATCTCTTCCCGGACAAGAATCTGGAAGCCGCGGTCCGGCAGCAGGTCTTCGAAAAGCGAGGGACGGACAAGCCCCTGACCGAGGAGGACGTCAAGAACCTCTCCACGATCGAGGCCAAGGGAAAGGGAATCCGGGATCTGCGGGGCCTCGAGAAGTGCCGGAGCCTGGCTCTCCTGGACCTTTCGAACAACGAGGTGACGGATCTGTCCCCGCTCAAGGAGCTTAAAAATCTCCAGGCGCTCCACTTGGCGGGCAATCGCGTCCAGGATCTTTCTCCTCTCGCGGGACTGGAACGCCTGCAATATCTGGATCTCCGGGGCAATCAAGTCGCGGATCTCGGCCCCCTGTCGAAGCTGCAGCCGCTCAACACGCTGGACGTCTCCGACAACAAGGTATCGGATCTGGCGCCGCTGGCGGGCCTGACCCGGCTCTGGACGCTGCGGCTGGACGGCAACCAGGTCGCGCGCCTCGATCCGATCCGCGGTCTCAAGGGGCTCTCGACGCTTTCGCTGCGGAACAACGCCGTGTCGGATCTGGCGCCCCTGGCGGAGCTCGCCGAGCTGCGGTACCTCTTTCTCGAGCGCAACAAGGTGACGGATCTTGGGCCGCTCGTGGCGATGGCGAAGAAAGACGCGGAGAAGGAAAAGCGTTTCACGCCCTACTGGAGGGTCTACCTGACGGGCAATCCCCTCTCGCCGGCCGCCCGGTCCGAGCAGCTGGCGCAGCTGCGCGCCTTCGGGGGGCAGGTGGTTTTCGAGGAGAAGTAGGCTCAGGCGGTGCGCCGGTAGCGGGGTCCGGCCTGGAGGCTCTTCTTGAGCGCCTCCATGCGGGCGCCCATGTCCTCCAGGCGGTCGGCGGGGAAGTGTTCGCGGGCCTCCTCGAAGAGCTCGCTCTCTTCCTCGTCCACGTGGTGGATCACGTTCTTGCGCAGTTCGCTCATCCGGTCGTCGAACTCGGCCTCCTCGGGGTCGAGGCCGGCGATCTCCTCGAGGAGGTCCTTGACGTCCTGGTGTTCGCGGAGCGCCTCCGCCACGGGGTGAGGCGCGTCGGGGGGCTGGATGTCGCGCAGCGCGGGATAAAAGACCTGTTCCTCGATCTGCGCGTGGATTTCGAGCTCCTGGCGGAGGCGCTCGAAGAGGGCCTTCTTGAGGTCGGGGGCGTCCCCCGCGGCGTCGTACTCCTCGAAAAGGCGCTCCACGTTCCGATGATCCTGCTCCAGAAGGTCGAGGGCTTTCATGGCGGTCTCCTCGGTCGGGTGGCCGCCGGCGGAGGACACGGAAGCCGCGCGGCGGAGGTCGTCACCCCTGAGGATCCGCGGCCGGGCCGGACGTTACGGAGCGCGCCGAACCTTCCTCTTGACTGGCACGGCGCGCCCGATACACTGGCCGTCGTCTTCTCGCCGGGCCGTTAGCTCAGCTGGCTAGAGCGTCTGCTCGACACGCAGAAGGTCGCAGGTTCAAGTCCTGCACGGCCCACCATCTCTGACTCCGGGACGAAACAACGCCCTGCCCCGTGCAGGGCGCTGTCGTAGTCGAGCGTGTCCGGCGAGAGCGCCACGGGGTGCGCCCAGAGCGAGACCTCGAGCTGGCCCTCGCCCTTCGGGCCGCCGTGCCAGATCACGTAGTCCACGAACCGCGTGATGCCCGCCTTGATCCGCTCCGGCTCGTCGCCGTGCTCCCGGACGAGGGCGTCGAAGAGGGCGAGCGACTTCATGTGGGCGTCGACCGCGATCTCCTGCGACTCTTCCGATTCGAGCTCGGCCTTGAGCCGGGCCTGGGTGTCTTCCATTTCGGCGCGCTCGGCTTCCAGGGATTCGAGCTTGTCCTTGATGGTGCCGAGGGCCGACATGCCGCCGTTGGCCACGACTTCGGCCAGGTGGGCGAGCTGCTGCTTGGTCCTGCCGAGCTGCGTGGAGACGCGCCCGTAGTCCTCCTTGAGCCTCGTGATGGTCAGGGAGACGAGACCGTTCTCCTTCGAGGCGATGGCCTTGACCCGTTCCGGCTTGACGTGCAGTTCTCTCATGAAGGCGAGGACCGCCCGGTCGATCGCCTCCGCGGGGACATAGCGCTTGGGGCAGGCCGTGCCGACCGATTTCTCGGCGCGGTTGCAGCCGTAGTAGTGGTACGCATTGCCGTTCCGCCCCGTCGCGGGCTGCGGGACCATCTTGTGCCCGCACTCGCCGCAGCGGAGGAGCCCTTGGAGGAGGTAGACGTAGTTCCGGGGCTGGGTCTTGCCGCCGTGCTTGCGCTTGTTGTTTCGGTCCATGAGGCGTTGGATCTTCTCGTGGGCCTCCCAGGTGCGGAGGGGCTGCCAGCCGGCGTCGTAGAGCTTGCCTTCGTGCTCCTGCTTGGCCGCGTAGACGGGGTTCCGGAGCATGTGGCAGACGACGGGCTTGGTGTAGGTCACACCGCTTTTCGTCCGGTATCCCAGGCGGGCGAACTCCCGGACGATGACGTCGGTGCTTTCCCGTTCCAGGTAGAGGGCATCCGCCGTCCGGACGTGGGAGGCATAGGGCTCGTCGATCGCGTACGTCTTGTCCTTCATGACGTAGTCCGAGGGCGGGCGGCCGATGGGAAGGCCCTTCTCCAGCCTCCAGAGCACCTTGTCCTTCACGCGCGCGGAGGTCAGTTCCCGCTCGTACTGCGCGAGCGCCACCAGCATGTGGACCTGGAGCCGCCCCGCCGCGGTCGTGAAGTCGAAGTTCTCCTTGAGGGAGATGAGCTTCACGCCGTAGCGGTCGAGCTCCTCGACCAGCTTCACGAAGTCCGAGAGGCTCCGGGAGATGCGGTCGAGCTTCGTGACGGCGACCACGTCGATGAGACGCGCCCGCGCCAGTTCGAGGAGCCGCTGGAGCGCCGGGCGGTTCATGTTCTTGGCGCTTTTCCCGCGCCGCTTGCCGTCCTTCTCGCCTTCGACCAGCTTCTCGAAGGCGACCCAGTTCTCCCCCTGCTTCCTCCGGTAGTCGATCATGGAGGAGAGCCGGTCGAGCTGGGTGTCGAGGGAGCCGTCTTCCTTCTCGGCCTGCTTATCGGTCGAGACGCGGCAGTAGAAGAGCACGTTCACGACCGGGCCTTGTGGCCGAGACGCCTGTTCGTTCTTCTGGATCATGCGCCTCCTTTCGTTAGGCCATGCGGCGGCGGACCATCCGCCGCTCGCAGGTTTCGGGGACTTCTTCCTCACCCGCAGCCGGGCGAAGAAGGTGTCGATCTCCTCCAGCCGCGCCTCGACGGACATCCTCGCGAAGGGATGGTCCT encodes:
- a CDS encoding leucine-rich repeat protein, with translation MTSWIAAGFAAVLSLPPTAEDLFPDKNLEAAVRQQVFEKRGTDKPLTEEDVKNLSTIEAKGKGIRDLRGLEKCRSLALLDLSNNEVTDLSPLKELKNLQALHLAGNRVQDLSPLAGLERLQYLDLRGNQVADLGPLSKLQPLNTLDVSDNKVSDLAPLAGLTRLWTLRLDGNQVARLDPIRGLKGLSTLSLRNNAVSDLAPLAELAELRYLFLERNKVTDLGPLVAMAKKDAEKEKRFTPYWRVYLTGNPLSPAARSEQLAQLRAFGGQVVFEEK
- a CDS encoding M48 family metallopeptidase encodes the protein MGVLLVLLGTAVGSAVAGPDAAAWGALGAVGLWGGLWAVAALQGDRILLATAGARRIEKRDHPQLWNVVEEMVLASGLGAVPEVYIIDDPSPNAFAIGRKPERSAVAVTTGLLRLMNRDELQGVVGHEVGHIKNRDSAFMMLVGVMLGAIVILADLLLRLMRFRDGRRSRAGGQVQALVVLLAILLSVLAPLLARLIYFACSRRREYLADASSARFTRYPEGLASALEKMGAFYGRRQGTAHRVLAPLYIVNPMTALAATGLLSTHPPTEERIRILRSMGGGAGYVDYDAAFRKILRRSVIGARTLSAEGASVPVRAPQPGEAPRPEEAAAPAVATLDLVGRLRGLVFMTCPCGVGIQVPAGLGRDAIRCPRCGRDNPVPRARETESIPEAPLEYRRAGAGWESFQCRCGHAVHLSPAFAAPLVACPACGRKIRVIPGAGSS
- a CDS encoding hemerythrin domain-containing protein; translated protein: MKALDLLEQDHRNVERLFEEYDAAGDAPDLKKALFERLRQELEIHAQIEEQVFYPALRDIQPPDAPHPVAEALREHQDVKDLLEEIAGLDPEEAEFDDRMSELRKNVIHHVDEEESELFEEAREHFPADRLEDMGARMEALKKSLQAGPRYRRTA
- a CDS encoding LemA family protein, with the translated sequence MSGTVIGILVVLGVGLGLFVLLGLIFAAIYNSLVRLRNQVKNAWAQIDVQLKRRHDLIPNLVETVRGYATHESQTLERVIEARRQAVGASSVEDRIKAEAELGGALGRLMLVVEQYPDLKANQNFMALQEELTSTENKIAFARQFYNDAVMHYNTKTEVFPTNVVAAFFHFVPATPFEAGQEERKAPQVKF